Proteins encoded together in one Cellulomonas gilvus ATCC 13127 window:
- a CDS encoding TOBE domain-containing protein: protein MPTFRVKDAAGLLGVSDDTVRRWADSGRLATTTDAAGRVAVDGAELARFAEELARDATQPHPGDIAAASVRNRFTGLVTRVLKDTVMAQVEIQAGPHRVVSLMSREAADELGLEPGVLAVAAVKATNVSVEIPRAR from the coding sequence GTGCCGACCTTCCGCGTCAAGGACGCCGCCGGGCTGCTGGGAGTCAGCGACGACACCGTGCGCCGGTGGGCCGACAGCGGCCGGCTGGCGACGACCACCGACGCGGCCGGCCGTGTGGCGGTCGACGGCGCGGAGCTGGCGCGGTTCGCCGAGGAGCTCGCGCGGGACGCGACCCAGCCGCACCCCGGTGACATCGCGGCGGCGTCGGTCCGGAACCGGTTCACGGGCCTGGTCACCCGGGTCCTGAAGGACACGGTGATGGCGCAGGTGGAGATCCAGGCCGGGCCCCACCGCGTGGTCTCGCTCATGAGCCGGGAGGCGGCCGACGAGCTCGGCCTCGAGCCCGGCGTCCTCGCGGTCGCGGCCGTGAAGGCGACGAACGTGTCCGTCGAGATCCCGCGCGCACGCTGA
- the modA gene encoding molybdate ABC transporter substrate-binding protein: MHRPTLVATGLVAAAVALSACGTDPARPTSPGAASAGAATSTLEGDITVLAAASLTEPFTALGEQLEADHPGVHVTFGFAASSTLARQIADGAPADVFASASTTTMDAVVTAGGAAEPVVFATNSMQIAVPPTNPGGVTGLPDLADPEVTTALCQPEVPCGATAAQVFAQAGLTVTPVTLEPDVKAVLSKVRLGEVDAGLVYVTDVLAAGDEVRGIEIPADIDATTDYPIATLSRSAHPDVAAAFMDLVLSARGVQVLTAAGFTRP; the protein is encoded by the coding sequence ATGCACCGTCCCACCCTGGTCGCCACCGGCCTCGTGGCCGCCGCGGTCGCGCTCTCCGCGTGCGGCACGGATCCCGCGCGGCCGACGAGCCCCGGTGCCGCATCGGCGGGCGCCGCGACCTCGACGCTCGAGGGGGACATCACCGTCCTCGCCGCGGCGTCGCTCACCGAGCCGTTCACCGCGCTCGGGGAGCAGCTGGAGGCGGACCACCCGGGCGTGCACGTGACGTTCGGCTTTGCCGCGAGCTCCACGCTGGCCCGGCAGATCGCCGACGGCGCGCCCGCGGACGTGTTCGCCTCGGCGAGCACGACGACGATGGACGCCGTCGTCACCGCGGGCGGCGCGGCCGAACCGGTCGTGTTCGCGACCAACAGCATGCAGATCGCCGTCCCGCCCACCAACCCCGGCGGTGTCACCGGGCTCCCGGACCTGGCCGACCCGGAGGTGACCACCGCGCTGTGCCAGCCCGAGGTGCCGTGCGGGGCGACCGCCGCGCAGGTGTTCGCCCAGGCCGGGCTCACCGTCACCCCCGTGACCCTGGAGCCGGACGTCAAGGCGGTGCTGAGCAAGGTCCGGCTCGGTGAGGTGGACGCCGGACTGGTGTACGTCACGGACGTCCTCGCAGCGGGCGACGAGGTGCGGGGCATCGAGATCCCCGCCGACATCGACGCCACGACGGACTACCCGATCGCGACGCTCTCCCGCTCCGCGCACCCGGACGTCGCCGCTGCGTTCATGGACCTGGTGCTCTCGGCCCGCGGCGTCCAGGTGCTCACCGCAGCGGGCTTCACGCGGCCGTGA
- a CDS encoding ABC transporter permease — MRRPPRRARERQPGHVRARSAPAPLLLPALAGLLFLVLPLAGLLIRAPWGDAPTVLRSAAVGEALRLSLWTSTTATAISLLLGVPLAWLLARTEFPGQRVVRALVMLPLVLPPVVGGVALLMAFGRSGFVGEHLDQWFGVTLPFTSAAVVLAETFVAMPFLVVTVEGALRSADTGFEEAAATLGATRMTVFRRVTLPLIGPSLAAGAVLCWARALGEFGATITFAGSFPGRTQTMPIAVYYALETDPDAAILLSLVLLLVSVGVLVALRDSWFRAGAGA, encoded by the coding sequence GTGCGCCGGCCGCCCCGCCGTGCCCGCGAGCGCCAGCCCGGACACGTCCGGGCTCGGTCCGCCCCGGCCCCGCTCCTGCTGCCCGCGCTGGCGGGCCTGCTCTTCCTGGTGCTGCCGCTGGCCGGTCTGCTCATCCGGGCCCCGTGGGGCGATGCGCCGACGGTCCTGCGCAGCGCCGCCGTGGGCGAGGCGCTGCGCCTGTCGCTGTGGACCTCCACCACCGCGACGGCGATCTCTCTGCTCCTGGGAGTCCCGCTGGCCTGGCTGCTGGCGCGCACTGAGTTCCCGGGGCAGCGGGTCGTGCGCGCCCTGGTGATGCTCCCGCTGGTGCTCCCGCCCGTGGTGGGGGGCGTCGCGCTGCTCATGGCGTTCGGGCGCAGCGGGTTCGTGGGGGAGCACCTCGACCAGTGGTTCGGGGTCACGCTGCCGTTCACGTCCGCCGCCGTGGTCCTCGCGGAGACGTTCGTCGCGATGCCGTTCCTGGTCGTCACCGTCGAAGGCGCCCTGCGGTCGGCGGACACCGGGTTCGAGGAGGCCGCCGCGACCCTGGGAGCGACGCGCATGACCGTGTTCCGGCGGGTCACGCTCCCCCTGATCGGCCCGTCGCTCGCGGCCGGTGCGGTCCTGTGCTGGGCCCGCGCCCTGGGCGAGTTCGGCGCCACGATCACGTTCGCGGGGAGCTTCCCCGGCCGCACGCAGACCATGCCCATCGCGGTGTACTACGCGCTCGAGACCGACCCCGACGCCGCGATCCTGCTCAGCCTGGTCCTCCTGCTCGTCTCGGTGGGCGTCCTGGTGGCCCTGCGCGACAGCTGGTTCCGCGCGGGGGCCGGGGCATGA
- a CDS encoding ABC transporter ATP-binding protein translates to MTGGLVVDARVERDGFSLDVRLRAAPGEVLAVLGPNGAGKSTLLGAIAGLTPVTAGRIVLDGHVLDDADAGVFVETAHRPVGLVFQDYRLFPHLTVLDNVAFAARARGAGRARSRAQAQVWVDRLGLTELAARRPRDLSGGQAQRTALARALAAAPAALLLDEPLAALDARTRLDVQAELKRHLAQFAGPSLVVTHDPVDALVLADRLVVLEDGRVVQDAGPAEVARRPATPYVAQLVGLNLYRGAAAGDEVRLDGGGTLTVPDHGERGAVLVSIRPSAVVVSTHRPETTSARNVWPATVAGLTMLTDRVRVDLAGHPSALVDVTPAAVAELGIAPGDVLWLSVKATEVEVYPQP, encoded by the coding sequence ATGACCGGCGGGCTCGTCGTCGACGCCCGCGTCGAACGCGACGGCTTCAGCCTGGACGTCCGGCTCCGGGCGGCGCCCGGTGAGGTCCTGGCGGTGCTGGGTCCCAACGGCGCGGGCAAGTCGACCCTGCTCGGGGCGATCGCGGGCCTCACGCCGGTCACGGCGGGCCGGATCGTGCTCGACGGCCACGTGCTCGACGACGCCGACGCGGGCGTCTTCGTCGAGACCGCCCACCGGCCGGTCGGCCTCGTCTTCCAGGACTACCGCCTGTTCCCGCACCTGACCGTGCTCGACAACGTCGCGTTCGCGGCGCGCGCCCGCGGCGCGGGCAGGGCCCGCTCGCGCGCGCAGGCGCAGGTGTGGGTCGACCGGCTCGGGCTGACCGAGCTCGCCGCCCGGCGCCCCCGCGACCTGTCCGGTGGTCAGGCCCAGCGCACCGCGCTCGCGCGCGCCCTCGCCGCCGCACCCGCGGCGCTGCTGCTCGACGAGCCGCTCGCCGCCCTCGACGCCCGCACCCGCCTCGACGTCCAGGCCGAGCTCAAGCGCCACCTGGCGCAGTTCGCCGGCCCGAGCCTGGTGGTCACGCACGACCCGGTGGACGCGCTCGTGCTCGCCGACCGGCTCGTCGTCCTCGAGGACGGCCGGGTGGTGCAGGACGCCGGACCGGCCGAGGTCGCCCGACGGCCCGCGACCCCGTACGTCGCCCAGCTCGTCGGGCTGAACCTCTACCGCGGTGCGGCGGCCGGCGACGAGGTGCGCCTGGACGGCGGCGGCACGCTCACCGTCCCCGACCACGGCGAGCGCGGGGCCGTCCTGGTCTCGATCCGGCCGTCCGCGGTGGTGGTGAGCACGCACCGGCCCGAGACCACGAGCGCACGCAACGTGTGGCCCGCTACCGTCGCCGGCCTCACGATGCTGACCGACCGGGTCCGCGTCGACCTGGCCGGCCACCCGTCCGCGCTGGTGGACGTCACACCGGCCGCGGTCGCGGAGCTGGGCATCGCACCCGGCGACGTCCTGTGGCTGTCCGTGAAGGCGACCGAGGTCGAGGTGTACCCCCAACCCTGA
- a CDS encoding response regulator transcription factor, whose product MTDVPPHVLVVDDDAGIRELLTSALEFASYRVTAAGTAADALRLWRAAPPDVVVLDVVLPDTDGLDVLRLARAQGDQVPVLFLSSRDTVADRVAGLAAGGDDYVTKPFDLSEVVARLAALRRRAAAVAPVPDDDVLRYADLEVDEARCVVRRGGRVLDLSSTELRVLATLASSPERVWSKAQLLDRVWSYDFGGDTSVVEKVISRLRRKVDPAGAVPLVQTVRGFGYVLRDQGPQDA is encoded by the coding sequence GTGACTGACGTCCCGCCCCACGTGCTGGTGGTCGACGACGACGCGGGCATCCGCGAGCTGCTGACCTCGGCGCTCGAGTTCGCCAGCTACCGCGTCACGGCGGCCGGTACCGCCGCGGACGCGCTGCGCCTGTGGCGGGCTGCGCCGCCGGACGTCGTGGTGCTCGACGTGGTGCTGCCGGACACCGACGGCCTGGACGTGCTGCGGCTGGCGCGCGCGCAGGGCGACCAGGTGCCCGTGCTGTTCCTGTCCTCGCGGGACACGGTCGCGGACCGCGTCGCGGGCCTGGCGGCGGGCGGCGACGACTACGTGACCAAGCCGTTCGACCTGAGCGAGGTGGTCGCGCGGCTGGCGGCGCTGCGTCGTCGTGCCGCCGCCGTGGCACCCGTGCCCGACGACGACGTGCTCCGGTACGCCGACCTCGAGGTGGACGAGGCGCGGTGCGTGGTGCGCCGCGGGGGTCGCGTGCTGGACCTGTCCTCGACCGAGCTGCGGGTGCTCGCGACGCTCGCCTCGAGCCCCGAGCGCGTGTGGTCCAAGGCCCAGCTGCTGGACCGGGTGTGGTCCTACGACTTCGGCGGGGACACGTCGGTGGTCGAGAAGGTCATCTCCCGGCTGCGTCGCAAGGTGGACCCCGCGGGTGCGGTGCCGCTGGTGCAGACCGTGCGCGGGTTCGGGTACGTGCTGCGCGACCAGGGTCCGCAGGACGCATGA
- a CDS encoding sensor histidine kinase — translation MRSLRARVGAAVAGVVVLTVLVVAVAGVLLLRAYLLQRSDDALVAARAGVAQIAVQRDGRPFTEQALRRTLQAGLAVDAVHLVADGRVVASVEAAPSADAPTPAQVARLRAGPGWLGGRDERALTVDAQVALATATGDVVEADALVLVADVGDDAATVRRLVEIELVVGGVALAGALALTWWLVGRGLQPLRRMAQDAGRVAAGERTVRLARPGAPDETRDLAHALDDALDARARAEARLRDFVADAAHDLRTPLTSVHGWADLYLQGGLDADGVDRAMERIGEQTSRMRHLVDRLTLLARLDADVAPERAPIDLRGLVDDVVDDVAVLEPARRVVWVRPPEPVVVAGDRAQLAHVLANLVGNVLRHTPERATLTLGLAADDAEAVLTVRDDGPGLPPELEGRAFERFVRGGGGEGSGLGLAIVAGVVRAHGGHVGIQSAPGAGTTVTVRLPSLPR, via the coding sequence ATGAGGTCGCTGCGCGCCCGCGTGGGTGCGGCCGTGGCCGGGGTGGTGGTGCTCACCGTCCTGGTGGTCGCCGTGGCGGGCGTGCTGCTGCTGCGCGCGTACCTGCTGCAGCGGTCCGACGACGCGCTGGTGGCGGCGCGCGCGGGGGTGGCGCAGATCGCGGTGCAGCGTGACGGGCGGCCGTTCACCGAGCAGGCGCTGCGCCGCACGCTGCAGGCGGGGCTCGCGGTGGACGCGGTGCACCTGGTCGCCGACGGCCGCGTGGTCGCCTCCGTCGAGGCGGCGCCGAGCGCCGACGCGCCCACACCGGCCCAAGTCGCCCGGCTGCGGGCGGGTCCGGGATGGCTCGGCGGGCGCGACGAGCGCGCGCTCACGGTGGACGCGCAAGTCGCGCTGGCGACCGCGACGGGCGACGTGGTCGAGGCCGACGCGCTCGTGCTGGTCGCGGACGTCGGTGACGACGCGGCCACGGTGCGCCGGCTGGTGGAGATCGAGCTGGTGGTCGGGGGTGTGGCGCTGGCGGGCGCACTGGCGCTCACATGGTGGCTCGTGGGCCGCGGGCTGCAGCCGCTGCGCCGCATGGCGCAGGACGCGGGGCGTGTGGCGGCGGGCGAGCGCACGGTCCGGCTCGCGCGTCCGGGCGCGCCCGACGAGACCCGGGACCTGGCGCACGCGCTCGACGACGCGCTGGACGCCCGCGCGCGGGCCGAGGCGCGGCTGCGCGACTTCGTGGCGGATGCCGCGCACGACCTGCGCACGCCGCTGACCAGCGTGCACGGGTGGGCGGACCTGTACCTGCAGGGCGGCCTGGACGCCGACGGCGTGGACCGGGCCATGGAGCGGATCGGTGAGCAGACGTCCCGCATGCGTCACCTGGTGGACCGCTTGACGTTGCTGGCGCGGCTCGACGCCGACGTCGCGCCGGAACGCGCCCCGATCGACCTGCGTGGCCTGGTGGACGACGTCGTCGACGACGTCGCGGTGCTCGAGCCCGCGCGCCGCGTCGTATGGGTCCGCCCGCCCGAGCCCGTGGTGGTCGCGGGGGACCGCGCGCAGCTCGCGCACGTGCTGGCGAACCTCGTCGGGAACGTGCTGCGGCACACGCCCGAGCGCGCGACGCTCACGCTCGGGCTGGCGGCCGACGACGCCGAGGCGGTGCTCACGGTGCGGGACGACGGCCCGGGTCTGCCCCCGGAGCTCGAGGGCCGCGCGTTCGAGCGGTTCGTGCGCGGGGGTGGCGGCGAGGGATCGGGGCTGGGCCTGGCGATCGTCGCGGGCGTGGTGCGCGCGCACGGCGGGCACGTCGGGATCCAGTCGGCGCCCGGCGCGGGCACCACGGTCACGGTGCGCCTGCCGTCCCTCCCGCGCTGA
- a CDS encoding MMPL family transporter, which yields MSRLVRALARACARHPWAVVAVWLVLVVGVLAADRALGASQPEELNVPGSDSAAAADVAAHVGGPADDERASTVLVQAAGGGVPPAAPVAAFAAALADVEGVLEVSEPAPAGVDAVQLRVTSERHAATPALQDAVAQARHDGLDVGVGQPLVQDLEPARSHVSEVVGLVAALVVLLLALGAVAAMLVPMLTAVVAVAGALGLIGVLGTAVALPSLVPTLAVMLGLGVGIDYALFQVARQRDVLARGPVGRAEAADRTAATAGEAVAFAGVTVAVAISSLVLTGVDFMAWLGLGTAIAVLVVLAAALTLTPALVALAGRRVLRRRDRGAVAEAPAAVGGGWVRLAAGVARRPWTAVAASAAVLAVLAAPAVGLTLGQSSDADWPTGTERRRAYDVTARVLGEGANGPLALAVALDPAVTGPSDTRVEEVREAVSGVDGVASVGQPQVAPDGTAMTLRVVPETGPADPGTAALVEELRGLAPAGADVHVGGGTAVRLDLADRIAQRLPWLVLATVVVAGVLLGFAYRSFVVPLKAAVMDLVSVAAAYGVVTAVFEWGWGARLVGLDGPVAVDAYVPMMLFAVLFGLSMDYEVFLLSSVREHWLRTRDATAAVSRGLAGTGRVITAAAAIMFAVFASFVLVDNPAVKVFGVGLAVAVAVDATVVRCVLGPAVMVLAGRLMWETPRSQRAERDRDESHITDTQVSLDRVK from the coding sequence GTGTCCCGTCTCGTCCGTGCCCTGGCCCGCGCCTGCGCGCGCCACCCCTGGGCGGTCGTCGCCGTCTGGCTGGTGCTCGTCGTCGGCGTGCTCGCCGCGGATCGCGCGCTGGGCGCGTCCCAGCCCGAGGAGCTGAACGTGCCGGGCAGCGACAGCGCCGCGGCCGCCGACGTCGCGGCTCACGTGGGGGGACCGGCCGACGACGAGCGCGCCTCGACGGTGCTGGTGCAGGCGGCCGGCGGTGGCGTGCCCCCGGCCGCTCCGGTCGCGGCGTTCGCGGCCGCGCTCGCGGACGTCGAGGGCGTGCTCGAGGTGTCCGAGCCCGCGCCCGCGGGTGTCGATGCGGTCCAGCTGCGGGTGACCTCGGAGCGGCACGCCGCGACGCCCGCGCTGCAGGACGCCGTGGCGCAGGCCCGGCACGACGGGCTGGACGTGGGCGTCGGGCAGCCGCTGGTGCAGGACCTCGAGCCCGCGCGCTCGCACGTGAGCGAGGTGGTCGGCCTGGTCGCGGCCCTCGTCGTGCTGCTCCTGGCGCTCGGAGCGGTCGCCGCGATGCTGGTGCCGATGCTCACGGCCGTGGTGGCCGTGGCGGGCGCCCTGGGGCTCATCGGCGTGCTCGGGACCGCGGTCGCGCTGCCCAGCCTGGTGCCGACGCTCGCGGTGATGCTCGGGCTGGGCGTGGGGATCGACTACGCGCTGTTCCAGGTGGCGCGGCAGCGGGACGTGCTGGCGCGCGGGCCGGTGGGCCGCGCCGAGGCGGCGGACCGCACGGCCGCGACCGCGGGAGAGGCGGTCGCGTTCGCGGGCGTGACCGTGGCCGTGGCGATCTCCTCGCTGGTGCTCACGGGTGTCGACTTCATGGCGTGGCTGGGGCTGGGCACCGCGATCGCGGTGCTGGTGGTGCTCGCCGCGGCCCTGACGCTCACGCCCGCGCTGGTCGCGCTCGCGGGGCGCCGCGTGCTGCGCCGACGCGACCGCGGGGCCGTCGCGGAGGCGCCGGCAGCCGTGGGCGGCGGATGGGTCCGGCTCGCGGCGGGCGTCGCGCGGCGCCCGTGGACGGCCGTGGCGGCGAGCGCGGCCGTGCTCGCCGTGCTCGCCGCTCCTGCGGTGGGGCTCACGCTCGGGCAGAGCAGCGACGCGGACTGGCCCACCGGCACCGAGCGGCGGAGGGCGTACGACGTGACCGCGCGTGTGCTGGGCGAGGGTGCGAACGGCCCGCTCGCGCTCGCGGTGGCGCTCGACCCCGCGGTGACGGGTCCGTCCGACACCCGCGTCGAGGAGGTCCGCGAGGCCGTGTCGGGGGTCGACGGCGTCGCGTCCGTCGGTCAGCCGCAGGTCGCGCCGGACGGCACCGCGATGACGTTGCGCGTGGTGCCGGAGACCGGCCCGGCCGATCCGGGGACCGCGGCGCTCGTCGAGGAGCTGCGCGGGCTCGCGCCGGCCGGTGCGGACGTGCACGTGGGCGGCGGCACCGCGGTGCGGCTGGACCTGGCGGACCGGATCGCGCAGCGACTGCCGTGGCTGGTGCTGGCCACGGTGGTCGTGGCGGGTGTGCTGCTCGGGTTCGCGTACCGCTCGTTCGTCGTGCCGCTCAAGGCCGCGGTCATGGACCTGGTCTCGGTCGCGGCGGCCTACGGCGTGGTGACGGCCGTGTTCGAGTGGGGGTGGGGCGCGCGCCTCGTCGGGCTGGACGGCCCCGTGGCGGTCGACGCGTACGTGCCGATGATGCTGTTCGCGGTGCTCTTCGGGCTGTCCATGGACTACGAGGTGTTCCTGCTGTCCTCGGTGCGTGAGCACTGGCTGCGGACGCGGGACGCGACCGCGGCGGTGAGCCGCGGGCTGGCGGGCACGGGGCGGGTGATCACGGCGGCGGCTGCGATCATGTTCGCGGTGTTCGCCTCGTTCGTGCTCGTGGACAACCCCGCGGTCAAGGTGTTCGGGGTGGGCCTCGCGGTCGCGGTCGCGGTGGACGCGACCGTGGTCCGGTGCGTCCTGGGGCCGGCGGTCATGGTGCTCGCGGGCCGTCTCATGTGGGAGACGCCCCGGTCGCAGCGGGCGGAGCGGGATCGGGACGAAAGCCACATCACGGACACTCAGGTGTCGCTCGACCGGGTGAAATAG
- a CDS encoding glycogen/starch/alpha-glucan phosphorylase gives MTANTTPPIATREHTVDGFVREFLRELNFGQGVDLTRASVNDKYLAMARTVRHYLMTRWLSTLRRQSELQAKSVAYLSAEFLLGRQLDNALLAADLQDIVRDGLESLGIDLEELRQAEVEPGLGNGGLGRLAACFIDSLATMNVPCIGYGIRYEYGIFKQTFVDGWQVEKPDDWLRLGSPWEFPHPEAAVTVGFGGEVEQYQDDDGVVKRRWVPGWSVLGVPYNYMVPGYESGRVNTLRLWSARATRAFDLAIFNSGDYAEAVRAQTFAENISKVLYPEDSTPQGKELRLQQQYFFVACSIKDFVDQVLPQDFDLHHLPDRIVFQLNDTHPVIAVPELMRVLVDEKGWDWDEAWAVTQKCFAYTCHTLLPEALEVWPVELLGRLLPRHLEIIYRINDEFLAELREAYPDDELRVRRMSIIAEYPVRAVRMAYLATVAGAKVNGVAELHSQLLRDKVLDDFAAYWPDKFTNVTNGVTPRRFLKLSNPGLSGLITEAIGDGWVTDLDRLSELEPLADDAAFRARFREIKQANKQRLAGVLEQRDGIVVDPDTMFDVMVKRLHEYKRQTLKLLHIVSLYEKVTTGKIALADVTPRTFAFGAKAAPGYVMAKQIIALINAVGRTLNEDPALEGRLRIAFPANYNVTLAETLIPAADLSEQISLAGKEASGTGNMKFMLNGALTIGTDDGANVEIRRLVGDENFFLFGLDEPQVAEVVERGYHPSAYYETNTDLRHALDLIASGAFSGGDRGTFEPIVSNLLHEDRFLALADFQAYVDAQAKVDAAYADPDEWTRRAVLNVARGGFFSSDRSMRDYIERIWHTQPVPPTA, from the coding sequence GTGACCGCCAACACGACACCCCCGATCGCGACTCGCGAGCACACCGTCGACGGCTTCGTGCGAGAGTTCCTGCGCGAGCTCAACTTCGGCCAGGGCGTGGACCTGACCCGCGCCTCGGTGAACGACAAGTACCTCGCGATGGCCCGCACGGTGCGCCACTACCTGATGACGCGCTGGCTCTCCACGCTGCGCCGGCAGTCGGAGCTCCAGGCGAAGTCCGTGGCGTACCTGTCCGCCGAGTTCCTCCTGGGCCGCCAGCTGGACAACGCGCTGCTCGCCGCCGACCTGCAGGACATCGTCCGCGACGGCCTCGAGTCCCTGGGCATCGACCTCGAGGAGCTGCGCCAGGCCGAGGTCGAGCCCGGCCTGGGCAACGGCGGCCTCGGCCGGCTCGCCGCGTGCTTCATCGACTCGCTCGCCACCATGAACGTGCCGTGCATCGGCTACGGCATCCGGTACGAGTACGGCATCTTCAAGCAGACGTTCGTCGACGGCTGGCAGGTGGAGAAGCCCGACGACTGGCTGCGCCTCGGCTCCCCGTGGGAGTTCCCGCACCCCGAGGCCGCGGTGACCGTGGGCTTCGGCGGCGAGGTCGAGCAGTACCAGGACGACGACGGCGTCGTGAAGCGTCGTTGGGTCCCGGGCTGGTCGGTGCTCGGCGTGCCCTACAACTACATGGTCCCGGGGTACGAGAGCGGGCGCGTCAACACGCTGCGCCTGTGGAGCGCACGCGCCACGCGCGCGTTCGACCTGGCGATCTTCAACTCGGGCGACTACGCCGAGGCCGTGCGCGCCCAGACGTTCGCCGAGAACATCTCCAAGGTCCTGTACCCCGAGGACTCCACGCCCCAGGGCAAGGAGCTGCGGCTCCAGCAGCAGTACTTCTTCGTCGCGTGCTCCATCAAGGACTTCGTCGACCAGGTGCTGCCGCAGGACTTCGACCTGCACCACCTGCCGGACCGCATCGTGTTCCAGCTCAACGACACGCACCCGGTGATCGCGGTCCCCGAGCTCATGCGCGTCCTGGTGGACGAGAAGGGCTGGGACTGGGACGAGGCGTGGGCCGTGACGCAGAAGTGCTTCGCGTACACGTGCCACACGCTGCTGCCCGAGGCGCTCGAGGTGTGGCCGGTGGAGCTGCTGGGCCGCCTGCTGCCCCGGCACCTGGAGATCATCTACCGCATCAACGACGAGTTCCTCGCCGAGCTGCGTGAGGCCTACCCGGACGACGAGCTGCGCGTGCGCCGCATGTCGATCATCGCCGAGTACCCCGTGCGCGCGGTGCGCATGGCCTACCTGGCGACCGTCGCGGGTGCCAAGGTCAACGGCGTCGCGGAGCTGCACAGCCAGCTGCTGCGGGACAAGGTGCTCGACGACTTCGCGGCGTACTGGCCGGACAAGTTCACCAACGTCACCAACGGCGTGACGCCGCGCCGGTTCCTCAAGCTCTCGAACCCCGGGCTCTCGGGGCTCATCACCGAGGCGATCGGGGACGGCTGGGTCACCGACCTGGACCGCCTGTCCGAGCTCGAGCCGCTGGCCGACGACGCCGCGTTCCGCGCCCGCTTCCGCGAGATCAAGCAGGCGAACAAGCAGCGCCTGGCGGGCGTGCTCGAGCAGCGCGACGGCATCGTGGTGGACCCGGACACGATGTTCGACGTCATGGTCAAGCGCCTGCACGAGTACAAGCGCCAGACGCTCAAGCTCCTGCACATCGTGTCGCTGTACGAGAAGGTGACCACCGGCAAGATCGCGCTGGCCGACGTCACGCCCCGCACGTTCGCGTTCGGCGCCAAGGCCGCACCCGGCTACGTCATGGCGAAGCAGATCATCGCCCTGATCAACGCGGTGGGCCGCACGCTCAACGAGGACCCGGCGCTCGAGGGCCGGCTGCGGATCGCGTTCCCGGCCAACTACAACGTCACGCTCGCCGAGACGCTGATCCCGGCCGCCGACCTGTCCGAGCAGATCTCGCTCGCCGGCAAGGAGGCCTCGGGCACGGGGAACATGAAGTTCATGCTCAACGGCGCCCTGACCATCGGCACCGACGACGGCGCGAACGTGGAGATCCGGCGCCTGGTGGGCGACGAGAACTTCTTCCTGTTCGGGCTCGACGAGCCGCAGGTGGCCGAGGTCGTGGAACGCGGCTACCACCCGTCGGCGTACTACGAGACGAACACGGACCTGCGTCACGCGCTGGACCTCATCGCCTCGGGCGCGTTCTCGGGCGGCGACCGCGGGACGTTCGAGCCGATCGTGTCCAACCTGCTGCACGAGGACCGGTTCCTGGCCCTCGCGGACTTCCAGGCCTACGTGGACGCGCAGGCCAAGGTGGACGCGGCCTACGCCGACCCCGACGAGTGGACCCGGCGCGCGGTGCTCAACGTCGCGCGCGGCGGCTTCTTCTCCTCCGACCGCTCGATGCGCGACTACATCGAGCGCATCTGGCACACGCAGCCCGTCCCGCCGACGGCCTGA
- a CDS encoding SRPBCC family protein: MWTTNYTQTTTAAPSAVWGALERLHSGTPLGPNSDAFELHGPFAVGTTLTITPQGQEPMQSTIVSLVADTTYADRTVFGDLELTFRHDLAPSADGGTTVTHTLIIDGPGSDDIGPELGPQISGDFPVAMAELLSAAEQSSE, from the coding sequence ATGTGGACGACGAACTACACGCAGACAACCACTGCCGCCCCATCCGCGGTCTGGGGTGCGCTGGAAAGGCTGCACTCAGGCACGCCACTCGGCCCGAACTCCGACGCCTTCGAGTTGCACGGGCCATTCGCTGTCGGGACGACACTCACGATCACGCCACAAGGTCAAGAGCCGATGCAGTCGACGATCGTTTCTCTCGTGGCCGACACGACCTATGCGGACCGCACCGTTTTCGGCGACCTGGAGCTGACCTTCCGGCATGACCTCGCTCCGTCCGCTGACGGCGGGACGACGGTGACGCACACGCTCATCATCGACGGACCCGGCTCCGACGACATCGGACCCGAACTCGGGCCGCAGATCAGCGGGGACTTCCCCGTGGCGATGGCAGAACTCCTGTCCGCGGCAGAACAGTCTTCCGAGTAG
- a CDS encoding MarR family winged helix-turn-helix transcriptional regulator, translated as MGLALWRATNAWQRHIRAALAPHDLTHVQYVLLASLTWMDRTEPVSQRDLAQHAELDVMMTSQVLRALEAKGYVRREPHPEDRRAIALAPTARGVELANLATRDVESTDATYFAALNQSQREALLTALQRLT; from the coding sequence ATGGGGCTCGCGTTGTGGCGAGCAACCAACGCCTGGCAGAGGCACATTCGCGCAGCTCTCGCCCCGCACGACTTGACGCACGTCCAATATGTGCTTCTCGCGTCGCTGACGTGGATGGATCGCACCGAGCCGGTGAGCCAGCGCGACCTTGCGCAGCACGCGGAACTCGACGTAATGATGACCTCGCAGGTACTCCGGGCACTCGAAGCGAAGGGCTATGTTCGCCGGGAACCTCACCCGGAAGATCGGCGAGCGATAGCGCTGGCACCGACTGCTCGCGGAGTCGAGCTGGCAAATCTGGCCACGCGGGACGTTGAGTCCACGGATGCCACCTACTTCGCCGCGTTGAATCAGAGTCAGCGCGAAGCGCTTCTCACCGCCCTCCAACGGCTCACATAA